Proteins from a genomic interval of Zingiber officinale cultivar Zhangliang chromosome 2A, Zo_v1.1, whole genome shotgun sequence:
- the LOC122040571 gene encoding serine/threonine protein phosphatase 2A 57 kDa regulatory subunit B' kappa isoform-like isoform X2 has translation MWKQFLCKLPRKSSKSDASGSNVTTSSNGKPIHRTSSGSLVPSRSTTVKRTASSIFPSSVVTSIEPLLLFKDVPNTEKQNLLINKLNLCYVIFDFSDPNKNSAEKDMKRQALLDIIDYVDTGGSRFTEPTIAAICKMFASNLFRVFPPNTRSSTGGVETEEEEPVFEPAWSHLQLVYDLLLKFIESSSLDAKIAKKYVDHTFIVRLLHLFDSEDPRERDCLKAILHRVYGKFMAHRPFIRKMISNVFYQFMFETNRHNGIAELLEVFGSIISGFALPLKEEHKLFLCKVLIPLHKPKTLGIYHQQLTYCVIQFVEKEPKLVTSVLNGLLRYWPVINSQKEVMFLSELEEILETTNDVDIQKCVLPLFRRVGCCINSSHFQVAERALLMCNNDRVINLVSHNRQVVMPLILPALERNILTHWNQGVLNLTQNVNKVLCEMDEELFLACKRNFEEEETKQELTEQNRRMAWEYLETAAAFQPVTRNVAVLVKPVISPPVVAALS, from the exons ATGTGGAAGCAATTCCTCTGCAAATTACCTCGAAAGTCTTCCAAATCTGATGCTTCCGGCAGCAATGTGACGACCTCTTCGAACGGGAAGCCAATCCATCGGACCAGCAGTGGCAGTTTAGTTCCCTCCCGATCAACCACTGTCAAGCGGACTGCTTCTTCCATCTTCCCGTCAAGTGTAGTCACAAGCATCGAACCTCTACTTCTATTCAAGGATGTCCCCAACACGGAAAAGCAGAACCTTTTGATCAATAAATTGAATCTCTGTTACGTTATCTTCGATTTCTCGGATCCCAACAAGAACTCTGCTGAGAAGGATATGAAACGGCAGGCATTATTAGATATCATCGATTATGTTGATACTGGGGGTTCTCGCTTCACGGAACCCACCATTGCTGCTATCTGTAAGATGTTCGCCAGCAACTTGTTTAGGGTCTTCCCACCTAATACTCGATCCAGTACTGGCGGCGTGGAGACTGAAGAAGAAGAACCCGTGTTTGAACCAGCTTGGTCCCATCTGCAACTTGTCTATGATTTGCTCCTTAAGTTCATAGAGTCATCCTCACTTGATGCCAAAATTGCGAAGAAGTATGTGGATCATACATTCATTGTGAGACTGCTACACCTCTTTGATTCCGAGGATCCTAGGGAGAGGGATTGCTTGAAAGCAATCTTGCACAGGGTCTATGGAAAATTCATGGCACATCGGCCTTTCATCCGGAAAATGATAAGCAATGTATTTTACCAGTTTATGTTTGAGACAAACCGACATAACGGTATTGCTGAATTGTTAGAAGTTTTTGGTAGTATCATCAGTGGGTTTGCATTACCTCTAAAAGAGGAGCATAAACTGTTCTTGTGTAAGGTCCTAATTCCACTGCACAAGCCAAAAACACTAGGTATCTATCATCAACAACTGACTTATTGTGTGATACAATTCGTCGAGAAAGAGCCTAAGCTGGTAACATCAGTTCTAAATGGGTTATTGAGATATTGGCCTGTGATTAACAGTCAGAAGGAAGTTATGTTTTTAAGTGAGTTGGAAGAAATTTTGGAGACTACAAATGATGTGGATATCCAAAAGTGTGTGCTTCCGTTGTTCCGTAGGGTTGGATGCTGCATTAATAGTTCTCATTTCCAG GTTGCAGAGAGGGCCTTACTCATGTGCAACAATGACCGAGTGATTAATCTGGTGTCGCACAATCGACAAGTAGTAATGCCGCTAATCTTGCCAGCTTTAGAGAGGAACATTCTCACTCATTGGAATCAAGGTGTTTTGAACTTGACACAAAACGTTAACAAGGTATTATGTGAGATGGATGAAGAGCTATTTCTGGCCTGCAAAAGGAACTTCGAGGAGGAGGAAACGAAGCAAGAATTAACGGAGCAGAACCGAAGGATGGCCTGGGAGTACTTGGAGACTGCCGCAGCTTTCCAACCAGTAACTAGAAATGTAGCCGTCCTAGTTAAACCTGTTATTTCTCCACCAGTCGTTGCCGCACTCTCTTAA
- the LOC122040571 gene encoding serine/threonine protein phosphatase 2A 57 kDa regulatory subunit B' kappa isoform-like isoform X1 has translation MACHLELPFEVDILIGLASDLWALTSAWARSDSIPNLGAMWKQFLCKLPRKSSKSDASGSNVTTSSNGKPIHRTSSGSLVPSRSTTVKRTASSIFPSSVVTSIEPLLLFKDVPNTEKQNLLINKLNLCYVIFDFSDPNKNSAEKDMKRQALLDIIDYVDTGGSRFTEPTIAAICKMFASNLFRVFPPNTRSSTGGVETEEEEPVFEPAWSHLQLVYDLLLKFIESSSLDAKIAKKYVDHTFIVRLLHLFDSEDPRERDCLKAILHRVYGKFMAHRPFIRKMISNVFYQFMFETNRHNGIAELLEVFGSIISGFALPLKEEHKLFLCKVLIPLHKPKTLGIYHQQLTYCVIQFVEKEPKLVTSVLNGLLRYWPVINSQKEVMFLSELEEILETTNDVDIQKCVLPLFRRVGCCINSSHFQVAERALLMCNNDRVINLVSHNRQVVMPLILPALERNILTHWNQGVLNLTQNVNKVLCEMDEELFLACKRNFEEEETKQELTEQNRRMAWEYLETAAAFQPVTRNVAVLVKPVISPPVVAALS, from the exons ATGGCGTGCCATCTGGAACTCCCGTTCGAG GTTGACATCTTGATTGGGCTCGCTTCAGATCTCTGGGCATTGACATCAG CATGGGCTCGATCTGATTCCATCCCCAACTTGGGCGCCATGTGGAAGCAATTCCTCTGCAAATTACCTCGAAAGTCTTCCAAATCTGATGCTTCCGGCAGCAATGTGACGACCTCTTCGAACGGGAAGCCAATCCATCGGACCAGCAGTGGCAGTTTAGTTCCCTCCCGATCAACCACTGTCAAGCGGACTGCTTCTTCCATCTTCCCGTCAAGTGTAGTCACAAGCATCGAACCTCTACTTCTATTCAAGGATGTCCCCAACACGGAAAAGCAGAACCTTTTGATCAATAAATTGAATCTCTGTTACGTTATCTTCGATTTCTCGGATCCCAACAAGAACTCTGCTGAGAAGGATATGAAACGGCAGGCATTATTAGATATCATCGATTATGTTGATACTGGGGGTTCTCGCTTCACGGAACCCACCATTGCTGCTATCTGTAAGATGTTCGCCAGCAACTTGTTTAGGGTCTTCCCACCTAATACTCGATCCAGTACTGGCGGCGTGGAGACTGAAGAAGAAGAACCCGTGTTTGAACCAGCTTGGTCCCATCTGCAACTTGTCTATGATTTGCTCCTTAAGTTCATAGAGTCATCCTCACTTGATGCCAAAATTGCGAAGAAGTATGTGGATCATACATTCATTGTGAGACTGCTACACCTCTTTGATTCCGAGGATCCTAGGGAGAGGGATTGCTTGAAAGCAATCTTGCACAGGGTCTATGGAAAATTCATGGCACATCGGCCTTTCATCCGGAAAATGATAAGCAATGTATTTTACCAGTTTATGTTTGAGACAAACCGACATAACGGTATTGCTGAATTGTTAGAAGTTTTTGGTAGTATCATCAGTGGGTTTGCATTACCTCTAAAAGAGGAGCATAAACTGTTCTTGTGTAAGGTCCTAATTCCACTGCACAAGCCAAAAACACTAGGTATCTATCATCAACAACTGACTTATTGTGTGATACAATTCGTCGAGAAAGAGCCTAAGCTGGTAACATCAGTTCTAAATGGGTTATTGAGATATTGGCCTGTGATTAACAGTCAGAAGGAAGTTATGTTTTTAAGTGAGTTGGAAGAAATTTTGGAGACTACAAATGATGTGGATATCCAAAAGTGTGTGCTTCCGTTGTTCCGTAGGGTTGGATGCTGCATTAATAGTTCTCATTTCCAG GTTGCAGAGAGGGCCTTACTCATGTGCAACAATGACCGAGTGATTAATCTGGTGTCGCACAATCGACAAGTAGTAATGCCGCTAATCTTGCCAGCTTTAGAGAGGAACATTCTCACTCATTGGAATCAAGGTGTTTTGAACTTGACACAAAACGTTAACAAGGTATTATGTGAGATGGATGAAGAGCTATTTCTGGCCTGCAAAAGGAACTTCGAGGAGGAGGAAACGAAGCAAGAATTAACGGAGCAGAACCGAAGGATGGCCTGGGAGTACTTGGAGACTGCCGCAGCTTTCCAACCAGTAACTAGAAATGTAGCCGTCCTAGTTAAACCTGTTATTTCTCCACCAGTCGTTGCCGCACTCTCTTAA
- the LOC122044363 gene encoding protein SODIUM POTASSIUM ROOT DEFECTIVE 2-like: MGRSGLGRAFRCFSLAISTNSCICMNTCDEDEPERRALIESQVLKIKDTSDGAKTLAFHLEPKTVVMRVSMHCNGCARKVQKHISKMEGVSSYEVDLGSKKVVVVGDITPFEVLESVSKVKFAELWLTPQPS; encoded by the exons ATGGGGAGATCCGGTCTGGGAAGGGCGTTCCGCTGTTTTTCTCTCGCAATCTCAACAAACTCCTGCATTTGCATGAACACTTGTGACGAAGATGAGCCTGAGAGGAGGGCTTTAATCGAGAGCCAGGTGCTGAAGATTAAGGATACTTCTGATGGTGCCAAGACACTGGCTTTCCATTTGGAACCCAAG ACAGTGGTGATGAGGGTGTCCATGCACTGCAATGGCTGTGCAAGAAAAGTTCAGAAGCACATCTCAAAGATGGAAG GAGTGTCCTCATACGAAGTGGACTTGGGCAGCAAGAAGGTGGTGGTGGTTGGCGACATCACTCCATTCGAAGTCTTGGAGAGCGTATCGAAAGTCAAGTTTGCAGAGCTGTGGTTGACTCCTCAGCCATCCTGA
- the LOC122040573 gene encoding co-chaperone protein p23-1-like isoform X2: MSRHPTVKWAQRSDKVYLTVDLADAKDVKVNLEPEGEFSFFATKEDVPYEVDLKLFDRINVKESKLNISARSIVCVVKKLDKKWWSRLLKEDAKPPAFLKVDWDRWIDEDDENEEAGDKDRDDQTDDNISSRKNRKRRKKSKKKKGLLQLIAQKLRFACISKE, encoded by the exons ATGAG CCGCCATCCCACTGTGAAATGGGCTCAGAGATCCGACAAGGTCTACCTCACGGTTGACCTAGCGGACGCCAAGGATGTGAAAGTGAATCTGGAGCCTGAAGGAGAATTCAGTTTCTTCGCCACAAAAGAAGACGTCCCCTATGAAGTTGATCTCAAGTTGTTTGACAGGATCAATGTCAAG GAGAGCAAACTCAACATCAGCGCAAGGAGCATCGTGTGTGTTGTAAAGAAACTCGATAAGAAATGGTGGAGTAGGCTGCTAAAAGAAGATGCAAAGCCACCAGCTTTCCTTAAGGTGGACTGGGATAGGTGGATCGATGAAGATGACGAGAATG aggaagctggggACAAGGATCGCGATGACCAAACCGACGACAACATTTCGTCGCGGAAGAATCGCAAAAGGAGGAAGAaatcaaagaagaagaagggtcTGCTTCAGCTAATAGCACAAAAACTGAGGTTTGCTTGTATAAGCAAGGAGTGA
- the LOC122040573 gene encoding co-chaperone protein p23-1-like isoform X1, producing MSRHPTVKWAQRSDKVYLTVDLADAKDVKVNLEPEGEFSFFATKEDVPYEVDLKLFDRINVKESKLNISARSIVCVVKKLDKKWWSRLLKEDAKPPAFLKVDWDRWIDEDDENAEEAGDKDRDDQTDDNISSRKNRKRRKKSKKKKGLLQLIAQKLRFACISKE from the exons ATGAG CCGCCATCCCACTGTGAAATGGGCTCAGAGATCCGACAAGGTCTACCTCACGGTTGACCTAGCGGACGCCAAGGATGTGAAAGTGAATCTGGAGCCTGAAGGAGAATTCAGTTTCTTCGCCACAAAAGAAGACGTCCCCTATGAAGTTGATCTCAAGTTGTTTGACAGGATCAATGTCAAG GAGAGCAAACTCAACATCAGCGCAAGGAGCATCGTGTGTGTTGTAAAGAAACTCGATAAGAAATGGTGGAGTAGGCTGCTAAAAGAAGATGCAAAGCCACCAGCTTTCCTTAAGGTGGACTGGGATAGGTGGATCGATGAAGATGACGAGAATG cagaggaagctggggACAAGGATCGCGATGACCAAACCGACGACAACATTTCGTCGCGGAAGAATCGCAAAAGGAGGAAGAaatcaaagaagaagaagggtcTGCTTCAGCTAATAGCACAAAAACTGAGGTTTGCTTGTATAAGCAAGGAGTGA
- the LOC122040570 gene encoding probable arabinosyltransferase ARAD1, whose amino-acid sequence MATCPAQFESLLFVDEVGAAFRKVPEVVQRTSSMAGASKAFPAVARSTSFVAAFLSLVALFSAFLLFYYARYSSSSRWLLISDSLDAPLHLSKGSPNPSPSPEYSFLVSLEKFLTSRAPAAGSPGVASAADGGSPSAAVKALDGSIWKEEAERLYGDAVDPWSASSVVRVYVYEMPAKFTYDLLWLFRNTYRETSNLTSNGSPVHRLIEQHSVDYWLWADLIAPGSERLLKNVIRVNRQEEADFFYIPFFTTISYFLLERQQCKALYREALKWVIDQPAWQRSGGRDHILPVHHPWSFKSVRRFMKKAIWLLPDMDSTGNWYKPGEVWLEKDLILPYVPNVDLCDAQCLHDSQSKRSTLLFFRGRLKRNAGGKIRSKLAAVLHDSEGVVMLEGSAGEAGKAAAQTGMRRSLFCLSPAGDTPSSARLFDAIVSGCIPVIVSDELELPFEGILDYRKIALFVSSNAAVQPGWLINFLKNMDSKQIREMQTNLAKYARHFLFSSPAQPLGAEDLAWRMIAGKLVNIKLHTRRSQRVVEGSRNLCTCECRAGNITRSP is encoded by the exons ATGGCAACTTGTCCGGCGCAGTTCGAGTCCCTGCTATTTGTCGACGAGGTAGGAGCAGCTTTCCGGAAAGTCCCCGAAG TGGTGCAGCGAACCTCATCGATGGCGGGGGCGAGCAAGGCCTTCCCTGCTGTTGCGAGATCCACCTCCTTCGTGGCTGCCTTCCTCTCTCTGGTCGCTCTCTTCTCCGCCTTCCTTCTCTTCTACTACGCGAGGTACTCTTCGTCCTCGCGCTGGCTCTTGATCTCCGACTCCCTGGACGCCCCTCTCCACCTCTCCAAGGGGAGCCCTAACCCTTCCCCTTCTCCCGAGTACTCCTTTCTCGTGTCGCTCGAGAAGTTCCTGACCTCGCGCGCGCCCGCTGCTGGATCCCCGGGCGTCGCTTCTGCTGCTGATGGCGGATCTCCCTCTGCCGCGGTCAAGGCGCTCGACGGCTCGATCTGGAAGGAAGAGGCGGAGAGGCTTTACGGAGATGCGGTGGATCCGTGGTCGGCTTCCTCGGTGGTGCGCGTCTACGTATACGAGATGCCGGCTAAGTTTACCTACGATCTGCTGTGGCTGTTCAGGAACACGTATAGAGAGACGTCGAACCTGACCTCCAATGGCAGTCCTGTGCACCGGCTGATCGAACAG CATTCTGTTGATTACTGGCTCTGGGCAGATTTGATTGCACCGGGGTCTGAGAGGCTTCTGAAGAATGTCATTAGGGTTAATAGGCAAGAGGAGGCAGACTTCTTCTACATCCCATTTTTCACAACAATTAGCTATTTCTTGCTTGAGAGACAGCAATGCAAGGCACTTTACAGG GAAGCTCTAAAGTGGGTGATTGATCAGCCAGCTTGGCAACGATCTGGAGGAAGAGATCATATACTTCCAGTCCATCATCCTTGGTCTTTTAAATCCGTCCGCCGATTCATGAAAAAGGCAATCTGGCTTCTGCCAGATATGGATTCCACAGGAAATTG GTACAAACCAGGGGAAGTCTGGCTTGAAAAGGACCTTATTCTTCCGTATGTTCCTAATGTTGATCTATGTGATGCACAATGCTTACATGATTCTCAGTCAAAAAGAAGCACATTGTTATTTTTTCGTGGAAGGCTGAAGAGAAATGCT GGAGGTAAAATTCGTAGTAAACTTGCAGCAGTGCTACATGACAGTGAGGGTGTTGTTATGTTAGAGGGAAGTGCTGGTGAAGCTGGGAAGGCAGCAGCTCAGACTGGGATGCGCAG ATCTCTCTTTTGCCTAAGCCCAGCTGGTGATACCCCATCCTCAGCTAGGTTGTTTGATGCAATAGTTAGCGGTTGTATTCCAGTTATTGTCAGTGATGAATTAGAGCTTCCATTTGAAGGAATACTTGATTATCGTAAG ATAGCACTTTTTGTTTCTTCTAACGCTGCTGTACAACCCGGGTGGTTgattaatttccttaagaatatgGATTCTAAGCAAATCAGGGAAATGCAAACCAACCTGGCTAAG TATGCGAGGCATTTCTTATTCTCGAGTCCAGCTCAGCCTCTCGGCGCAGAGGACTTAGCATGGAGAATG ATTGCTGGCAAGTTGGTGAACATCAAGCTGCATACAAGGAGGTCGCAACGCGTGGTAGAAGGTTCCAGAAACTTGTGCACCTGTGAATGCAGAGCAGGAAACATCACCAGGTCACCATGA